The following coding sequences are from one Solea solea chromosome 4, fSolSol10.1, whole genome shotgun sequence window:
- the rnft1 gene encoding E3 ubiquitin-protein ligase RNFT1 isoform X2 produces the protein MKLRAQNDRSDSRRALKLRESPTVMQPKSSEQDDHVVNGLSLTLEPVLLTRTPASGAAAANPESNEVRVPMTSGPGESSGGASSRRSRVGSHSHSHSHSHSHGHNQNPHHSSSEPELDLSDSDLDSGEPSTSLSELRCLFRWLQKSLPFLIILGAKLVTQHTLGLAVGVGLFMTFLYVNKNIQKQVFLQDRHSKLECVWLLLFLISSTVLLYYTFLTETLYHCLIFLSPTIEQLGFWEVLWAVGITNFIIKFLFMGIKCLILLLPSSWVTYRTQGRWLMLTEELCQVHQAMAPVSLWFQYLVIHQEADGTLGLTLGVLLALLYLILKLLALYGQWTSLLKTVRQCLKGELTGTAATRSQCSMAGDVCPICRGEYREPRALLCQHIFCDKCIALWFNREKSCPLCRTVITEKVYQWRDGATSPHLQIY, from the exons ATGAAACTCCGGGCGCAGAATGACAG GAGTGATTCCAGAAGAGCGCTGAAACTGAGGGAGTCTCCTACTGTAATGCAGCCTAAATCAAGTGAGCAGGACGACCATGTAGTCAATGGTTTATCCCTAACTCTGGAACCAGTGCTTCTCACCAGGACACCAGCCTCTGGTGCAGCAGCTGCTAACCCTGAGAGTAATGAGGTGCGAGTGCCCATGACAAGTGGGCCTGGGGAGTCCAGTGGAGGTGCATCATCCAGGAGGTCCAGAGTCGGTTCCCACAGccactcacattcacattcacattcacatggaCACAATCAGAATCCGCATCACTCCAGTTCAGAGCCTGAGCTTGACCTGTCAGACTCTGATCTGGACTCAGGAGAACCCAGCACCTCCTTATCGGAGCTTCGCTGTCTGTTCCGCTGGCTCCAAAAGAGTCTTCCTTTCCTAATCATACTGGGTGCTAAACTGGTCACCCAACATACTCTTG GTCTAGCAGTTGGGGTTGGCCTCTTCATGACTTTTTtatatgtgaataaaaacattcaaaaacaggTTTTCCTTCAG GATCGTCACTCAAAACTAGAGTGCGTGTGGCTGCTTCTCTTCCTGATTTCTTCCACCGTTCTGCTTTACTACACTTTTCTTACTGAGACACTTTACCATTG CCTCATCTTCCTCAGCCCAACCATTGAGCAGCTGGGTTTCTGGGAGGTTCTATGGGCAGTTGGCATCACCAACTTCATAATAAAGTTCCTCTTTATGGGGATCAAGTGCCTTATTCTGCTGCTGCCATCTTCATGGGTGACCTACAGAACCCAG GGAAGGTGGCTGATGCTGACTGAGGAGCTGTGTCAGGTGCACCAGGCCATGGCTCCAGTTTCACTGTGGTTTCAATACCTAGTCATCCACCAGGAGGCTGATGGCACCCTTGGACTCACACTTGGGGTCCTGCTGGCTTTGCTCTACCTCATACTGAAG CTTTTAGCATTGTATGGACAGTGGACATCTTTACTGAAAACTGTGAGGCAATGTCTAAAGGGAGAG CTCACAGGCACAGCGGCCACTAGGAGTCAGTGCAGCATGGCCGGAGATGTCTGCCCCATCTGTCGGGGAGAGTACAGAGAGCCTCGGGCTCTTCTCTGTCAG cacattttctgtgacaaatGCATCGCTCTGTGGTTTAACCGTGAGAAGAGCTGCCCGCTGTGCCGCACTGTGATCACAGAAAAAGTCTACCAATGGAGGGACGGCGCCACATCTCCACACTTGCAGATTTATTAA
- the rnft1 gene encoding E3 ubiquitin-protein ligase RNFT1 isoform X1: MKLRAQNDSLCPQIAAQSCSHNKSDSRRALKLRESPTVMQPKSSEQDDHVVNGLSLTLEPVLLTRTPASGAAAANPESNEVRVPMTSGPGESSGGASSRRSRVGSHSHSHSHSHSHGHNQNPHHSSSEPELDLSDSDLDSGEPSTSLSELRCLFRWLQKSLPFLIILGAKLVTQHTLGLAVGVGLFMTFLYVNKNIQKQVFLQDRHSKLECVWLLLFLISSTVLLYYTFLTETLYHCLIFLSPTIEQLGFWEVLWAVGITNFIIKFLFMGIKCLILLLPSSWVTYRTQGRWLMLTEELCQVHQAMAPVSLWFQYLVIHQEADGTLGLTLGVLLALLYLILKLLALYGQWTSLLKTVRQCLKGELTGTAATRSQCSMAGDVCPICRGEYREPRALLCQHIFCDKCIALWFNREKSCPLCRTVITEKVYQWRDGATSPHLQIY, from the exons ATGAAACTCCGGGCGCAGAATGACAG CTTATGTCCTCAGATTGCTGCACAGTCTTGCAGTCATAATAA GAGTGATTCCAGAAGAGCGCTGAAACTGAGGGAGTCTCCTACTGTAATGCAGCCTAAATCAAGTGAGCAGGACGACCATGTAGTCAATGGTTTATCCCTAACTCTGGAACCAGTGCTTCTCACCAGGACACCAGCCTCTGGTGCAGCAGCTGCTAACCCTGAGAGTAATGAGGTGCGAGTGCCCATGACAAGTGGGCCTGGGGAGTCCAGTGGAGGTGCATCATCCAGGAGGTCCAGAGTCGGTTCCCACAGccactcacattcacattcacattcacatggaCACAATCAGAATCCGCATCACTCCAGTTCAGAGCCTGAGCTTGACCTGTCAGACTCTGATCTGGACTCAGGAGAACCCAGCACCTCCTTATCGGAGCTTCGCTGTCTGTTCCGCTGGCTCCAAAAGAGTCTTCCTTTCCTAATCATACTGGGTGCTAAACTGGTCACCCAACATACTCTTG GTCTAGCAGTTGGGGTTGGCCTCTTCATGACTTTTTtatatgtgaataaaaacattcaaaaacaggTTTTCCTTCAG GATCGTCACTCAAAACTAGAGTGCGTGTGGCTGCTTCTCTTCCTGATTTCTTCCACCGTTCTGCTTTACTACACTTTTCTTACTGAGACACTTTACCATTG CCTCATCTTCCTCAGCCCAACCATTGAGCAGCTGGGTTTCTGGGAGGTTCTATGGGCAGTTGGCATCACCAACTTCATAATAAAGTTCCTCTTTATGGGGATCAAGTGCCTTATTCTGCTGCTGCCATCTTCATGGGTGACCTACAGAACCCAG GGAAGGTGGCTGATGCTGACTGAGGAGCTGTGTCAGGTGCACCAGGCCATGGCTCCAGTTTCACTGTGGTTTCAATACCTAGTCATCCACCAGGAGGCTGATGGCACCCTTGGACTCACACTTGGGGTCCTGCTGGCTTTGCTCTACCTCATACTGAAG CTTTTAGCATTGTATGGACAGTGGACATCTTTACTGAAAACTGTGAGGCAATGTCTAAAGGGAGAG CTCACAGGCACAGCGGCCACTAGGAGTCAGTGCAGCATGGCCGGAGATGTCTGCCCCATCTGTCGGGGAGAGTACAGAGAGCCTCGGGCTCTTCTCTGTCAG cacattttctgtgacaaatGCATCGCTCTGTGGTTTAACCGTGAGAAGAGCTGCCCGCTGTGCCGCACTGTGATCACAGAAAAAGTCTACCAATGGAGGGACGGCGCCACATCTCCACACTTGCAGATTTATTAA